A single Malaclemys terrapin pileata isolate rMalTer1 chromosome 3, rMalTer1.hap1, whole genome shotgun sequence DNA region contains:
- the LOC128834293 gene encoding trichohyalin-like, translating to MEGTSAAANSSSLPPPSRRLSQISHCKKKTRDEMFSEIMESSRSDRAHLNEWKETVAKYRKEASEREDRRDQREDMRDQREDRRDQREERRDARDKRWRQEDQRRQDATLGLLREQTDMLRRLVELQEWLQENRLPLQPLYPPPRFVGWLVGKGQRMQRRFDNRWHLVKG from the exons atggaagggacctcag cagctgcaaattcctcaagcctccctcctccatcccgaaggctatcacagataagtcattgtaagaagaagacgcgagacgagatgttttcagaaattatggaatccagccgcagtgacagagctcatctgaatgagtggaaggaaacggttgcaaagtataggaaagaagccagtgaacgtgaggacaggagggaccaacgtgaggacatgagggaccaacgtgaggacaggagggaccaacgtgaggagaggagagacgctcgagataagaggtggcggcaggaagatcagaggaggcaggatgcaacgctggggctgctgcgtgagcaaacagacatgctccggcgtctggtggagcttcaggaatggctgcaggaaaacagactgccgctacagcccctgtacccaCCTCCcc GTTTTGTAGGGTGGcttgtggggaaagggcaaaGAATGCAGCGTCGGTTTGACAACCGATGGCATTTAGTAAAGGGATAG